One segment of Pan paniscus chromosome 20, NHGRI_mPanPan1-v2.0_pri, whole genome shotgun sequence DNA contains the following:
- the LOC129393060 gene encoding choriogonadotropin subunit beta variant 2-like, which translates to MGRPGLRAVVPGPGEAVSLSQGLLLLLLLSMGGTWASREMLRPRCRPINATLAVEKEGCPVCIIVNTTICAGYCPTMTRVLQGVLPALPQVVCNYRDVRFESIRLPGCPRGVNPVVSYAVALSCQCALCRRSTTDCGGPKDHPLTCDDPRFQASSSSKAPPPSLPSPSRLPGPSDTPILPQ; encoded by the exons ATGGGAAGGCCAGGGCTCAGGGCTGTGGTACCAGGCCCGGGTGAAGCAGTGTCCTTGTCCCAggggctgctgctgttgctgctgctgagcATGGGCGGGACATGGGCATCCAGGGAGATGCTTCGGCCACGGTGCCGCCCCATCAATGCCACCCTGGCTGTCGAGAAGGAGGGCTGCCCCGTGTGCATCATcgtcaacaccaccatctgtgccgGCTACTGCCCCACCATG ACCCGCGTGCTGCAGGGGGTCCTGCCGGCCCTGCCTCAGGTGGTGTGCAACTACCGCGATGTGCGCTTCGAGTCCATCCGGCTCCCTGGCTGCCCGCGCGGCGTGAACCCTGTGGTCTCCTACGCCGTGGCTCTCAGCTGTCAATGTGCACTCTGCCGCCGCAGCACCACTGACTGCGGGGGTCCCAAGGACCACCCCTTGACCTGTGATGACCCCCGCTTCCAGGCCTCCTCTTCCTCAAAGGCCCCTCCCCCCAGCCTTCCAAGCCCATCCCGACTCCCGGGGCCCTCAGACACCCCGATCCTCCCACAATAA